The Leucobacter sp. UCMA 4100 genome window below encodes:
- a CDS encoding ATP-binding cassette domain-containing protein: MKRATGDAAGGLRPSAASFAWSLSGIVLLAGAWALAARSLPEIILPGLGTTLRAFAALVSEPATYLALGESLSTYVIGLTNAAVLGALLGLVSGLNASANAALAPLFALLNAVPTVAWMGLAMIWFGLGAGPTAFLIVVTTTPILAAALRNALRERDPRYEELADAYELGRGERLRHVTVPPLVGPAHAALVSMAGLGWKLTVMGEFLTASRGLGEQLVIAKAHMQTSRVIAITILLVLVWVLVEALLRVIARWCAPRPSKRSAAGVGRGESPAAAGGEREGAIRCEGIALGHDGERIAQEISFAAAPGSVTAILGPSGIGKSSLLHVLGGIAEPFEGAIERSEGLRCSYVFQDDRLLPWRSLGENVALCAGVSLDRACDQLAQLGLGDACSRMPHELSGGMRRRGALARGFLRDASLLLLDEPFAGLDVRRRVALIEDIERMRRLSGKTIIFVTHDVEDALLLADQAIVLGGSPVASVAARVDLTPFGRERALEDPAMAEPRSRLLAELLDENIAAGVTEHHTLKA, encoded by the coding sequence ATGAAGCGTGCAACCGGCGACGCGGCGGGCGGGCTCAGGCCCTCTGCCGCGTCGTTCGCGTGGTCGCTGAGCGGTATCGTGCTTCTCGCGGGAGCGTGGGCGCTCGCCGCGCGCAGCCTGCCAGAGATCATTCTGCCGGGACTCGGCACGACCCTTCGGGCGTTTGCCGCGCTCGTCTCAGAGCCGGCAACGTACCTCGCGCTCGGCGAATCGCTCTCGACGTACGTCATTGGGCTCACCAACGCTGCCGTGCTCGGCGCGCTGCTCGGTCTCGTTTCTGGGCTCAACGCGAGCGCGAACGCAGCGCTCGCGCCGCTGTTCGCGCTGCTGAACGCCGTGCCGACGGTCGCGTGGATGGGGCTCGCGATGATCTGGTTCGGCCTGGGAGCGGGGCCCACCGCCTTTCTCATCGTCGTCACGACGACGCCGATTCTCGCGGCGGCGCTCCGCAACGCGCTTCGCGAGCGTGATCCGCGATACGAAGAGCTCGCCGACGCCTACGAGCTGGGCCGGGGTGAGCGGCTGCGCCACGTGACGGTTCCGCCGCTTGTCGGGCCTGCCCACGCCGCGCTCGTCTCGATGGCTGGACTCGGATGGAAGCTCACGGTCATGGGAGAGTTTCTCACCGCCTCGCGCGGCCTCGGCGAACAGCTCGTGATCGCGAAGGCGCACATGCAAACGAGCCGCGTGATCGCGATCACGATACTGCTCGTGCTCGTGTGGGTACTCGTCGAAGCACTGCTGCGCGTCATCGCGAGGTGGTGCGCACCGCGGCCGAGCAAGCGAAGCGCCGCGGGCGTGGGTAGGGGCGAGAGCCCGGCTGCGGCTGGGGGCGAGCGGGAGGGGGCGATCCGCTGCGAAGGCATCGCACTCGGCCATGATGGCGAACGAATTGCGCAGGAGATCAGCTTCGCCGCCGCACCGGGCAGCGTCACCGCGATTTTGGGGCCCTCTGGCATCGGAAAATCGTCGCTCTTGCACGTGCTGGGCGGCATTGCCGAGCCGTTCGAGGGCGCAATCGAGCGAAGTGAGGGGCTGCGCTGCTCGTACGTGTTTCAGGACGACCGGTTGTTGCCGTGGCGCAGCCTCGGTGAAAACGTGGCGCTGTGCGCTGGGGTTTCGCTCGATCGGGCATGCGATCAACTCGCGCAGCTCGGGCTCGGCGACGCCTGCTCGCGCATGCCCCACGAACTCTCTGGCGGAATGCGTCGTCGTGGAGCGCTCGCCCGCGGATTTCTGCGTGACGCCAGCCTCTTGCTGCTCGACGAACCATTCGCGGGCCTCGACGTGCGCAGGCGCGTCGCCCTCATCGAAGACATCGAGCGCATGCGCCGGCTGAGCGGCAAAACCATCATCTTTGTGACGCACGACGTCGAAGACGCGCTGCTCTTGGCAGACCAAGCCATCGTTCTCGGTGGATCGCCGGTGGCGAGCGTGGCCGCGCGAGTCGACCTGACCCCGTTTGGTCGGGAGCGAGCGCTCGAAGACCCGGCCATGGCCGAGCCGCGGAGTCGCTTGCTCGCTGAACTGCTCGACGAGAACATCGCGGCGGGCGTCACTGAACATCACACACTGAAGGCATAA
- a CDS encoding acyl-CoA dehydrogenase family protein, with amino-acid sequence MTHREEALRLSIEKAEAVVTALAPHEEALREDAARSDATGAIGEQTLDIVRAAGGYRLSERAEMGASGLVRFGMGLASLHPAAAWNAVVSQTNSLLAQSFAALSGFTLPEDPDVQWCGVFSSGETSARRSESDANTHLVTGTWRYASNSDLAEWALLNIAHPEFGPAFIAVRRDELQLGGSWNALGLRATGSHTLTASELAVPDSHLLPASVLFADAPDAPFGLRVPSRLRTALGLSAVMVGAAEAMTRELVGSIKVSSERQRAAGMPGRGLDKPGVSLAIGDAVSRVEAAKAVLCSVADGLDATVSDGSPLPATQLTGARMMLSRVTEDIAQAAHEVSLIAGSRACLEGDAVGRLWRDTHMAARHAALAPAMGFDLGAKGLVGPGDGDVAAAVGPLAPGVAGR; translated from the coding sequence ATGACACATCGAGAAGAAGCGTTGCGGCTGAGCATCGAGAAGGCCGAGGCGGTTGTTACCGCGCTCGCCCCGCACGAGGAAGCGCTGCGGGAAGACGCGGCGAGATCTGACGCAACCGGAGCGATTGGCGAGCAAACGCTCGACATCGTGCGGGCTGCGGGCGGCTATCGGCTCTCGGAACGAGCCGAGATGGGGGCCTCAGGGCTCGTGCGATTTGGAATGGGGCTTGCGAGTCTGCACCCCGCCGCGGCATGGAACGCGGTCGTATCGCAGACCAACAGTCTGCTGGCGCAGAGCTTCGCGGCGCTGAGCGGGTTTACGCTTCCTGAAGACCCTGACGTGCAGTGGTGCGGCGTGTTTTCGAGCGGTGAAACGAGTGCGCGGCGCAGTGAGAGCGATGCGAATACCCACCTGGTGACGGGCACCTGGCGGTACGCCTCAAACAGCGATCTCGCCGAGTGGGCGCTGCTGAACATTGCGCACCCCGAGTTCGGCCCGGCGTTCATCGCGGTTCGGCGTGATGAGCTTCAGCTCGGCGGCTCGTGGAACGCCCTTGGGCTCCGCGCGACCGGCAGCCACACGCTGACCGCGAGTGAACTCGCGGTGCCCGACAGCCACCTGCTGCCGGCAAGCGTGCTCTTTGCCGACGCCCCAGACGCGCCCTTCGGGCTACGCGTGCCAAGCCGCCTGCGCACCGCACTCGGGCTTTCGGCCGTGATGGTCGGCGCAGCAGAGGCGATGACCCGTGAACTCGTCGGTTCGATCAAGGTGAGCTCTGAGCGTCAGCGAGCGGCCGGCATGCCGGGCCGTGGTCTCGATAAGCCCGGTGTCTCACTCGCGATCGGAGATGCCGTCTCGCGGGTCGAGGCGGCGAAAGCGGTACTCTGCTCGGTCGCCGACGGTCTCGACGCGACCGTGAGTGACGGCTCCCCGCTGCCTGCCACGCAGCTCACGGGCGCTCGCATGATGCTGAGCCGCGTCACCGAAGACATCGCTCAGGCGGCCCACGAAGTGAGCCTCATCGCGGGGTCGAGGGCGTGTCTCGAGGGCGATGCGGTGGGCAGGCTCTGGCGTGACACTCACATGGCTGCTCGTCACGCGGCGCTTGCGCCAGCAATGGGCTTCGACCTCGGTGCGAAGGGGCTTGTGGGGCCGGGCGACGGCGACGTTGCGGCGGCCGTCGGGCCTCTCGCGCCAGGGGTTGCGGGGCGCTGA